A window of Leclercia adecarboxylata contains these coding sequences:
- a CDS encoding phosphohydrolase, with translation MELVQWQQRFEHWLMVHHGRDDTAHDISHFRRVWYTSQRLMKDQQVDALVILTACYFHDIVSLPKNHPQRGRSSQLAAEKTAAILGEEFTDFPTPLYAAVQHAIEAHSFSAGIPPRTLEAKIVQDADRLEALGAIGLARVFAVSGALGVPLFDPDDPFADERELNDRAFALDHFQTKLLRLPQTMQTQAGRELARQSADFLIQFMARLSAELRGDYEGTDSEVLQRFRESL, from the coding sequence ATGGAACTCGTGCAGTGGCAACAACGTTTTGAACACTGGCTGATGGTGCATCATGGCCGGGATGATACCGCGCATGATATTTCGCATTTCCGCCGGGTCTGGTATACCTCACAGCGCCTGATGAAAGACCAGCAGGTTGATGCCCTGGTCATTCTCACGGCCTGTTATTTTCACGATATTGTCAGCCTGCCGAAGAACCATCCGCAGCGGGGCCGCTCGTCGCAGCTGGCCGCTGAAAAGACGGCCGCTATTCTGGGCGAAGAGTTCACGGATTTCCCCACCCCGCTTTATGCGGCCGTTCAGCACGCCATTGAGGCGCACAGCTTCAGTGCCGGGATCCCGCCTCGCACGCTGGAAGCGAAAATCGTGCAGGATGCAGACAGGCTGGAAGCCCTTGGCGCCATCGGGCTGGCGCGCGTGTTTGCCGTCTCCGGCGCGCTGGGCGTGCCCCTTTTCGATCCGGACGATCCCTTTGCGGATGAACGCGAGCTGAACGACCGGGCGTTTGCGCTGGACCATTTCCAGACCAAACTCCTGCGTCTGCCGCAGACGATGCAGACCCAGGCCGGACGTGAGCTGGCACGGCAGAGCGCCGATTTTCTGATCCAGTTTATGGCCCGGCTCAGCGCAGAGTTACGCGGGGATTACGAAGGCACCGACAGCGAGGTATTACAACGCTTCCGGGAAAGTCTGTAA
- the dgcQ gene encoding cellulose biosynthesis regulator diguanylate cyclase DgcQ, which yields MEHDNVTGKDAFSARHRFHPGRVVNICFIAVLIFSTLLTWREAVVLEDAYAASQKNHLETVVNSLDRQLEFSVEKLLFFRNGMRDALETPLASPLLRNTVDHFKDLQGKPFWQLTFDVRRTLPLNGVSDAFVRQTTSLIRDQERLERELSAAFEMGYLLRIDSPAAHANRVVYVSRAGFYVSTNPADWGNDIISRYYQLVTRPWYTGQSERENRTRSVRWFTRGSEDGTVTASVPVDHQHYWYGALAIDFSLTGLKKLLQDAVDGNGEGEFQLYDNGFHLLATSESNADNVNHFNERERAQIAAALEKDTGGDIRLGSRYVNWQHLDHFDGMVLRIHTLREGANGDFGSITIALALLWLLFTGMLVVSWIVIRRMVSNMYSMQHSLQWQAWHDPLTRINNRGALFERAKALAKRCEQQKQPFSVLQMDLDHFKSVNDRFGHQAGDKVLTHAAGLITRTIRDSDVAGRVGGEEFCVVLPDTGPEQAMSIAQRIRERINRREILVKKSQTTRVSVSIGVSSAQESGSYDFEQLQSIADARLYQAKQRGRNQVVDQDEKK from the coding sequence GTGGAGCACGACAACGTTACAGGAAAAGACGCTTTTTCGGCGCGACACCGTTTTCATCCGGGCCGGGTTGTTAATATATGCTTTATTGCTGTCCTCATCTTCTCCACGCTGCTCACCTGGCGTGAGGCTGTGGTACTGGAGGATGCCTACGCCGCCAGCCAGAAGAACCATCTGGAGACGGTAGTCAATTCCCTCGATCGCCAGCTCGAGTTCAGCGTTGAAAAATTGCTGTTCTTTCGTAACGGCATGCGCGACGCCCTTGAAACCCCCCTCGCGTCGCCGCTGCTGCGCAATACCGTCGACCATTTTAAAGATTTGCAGGGAAAACCTTTCTGGCAGCTGACGTTTGACGTGCGGCGCACCTTACCTTTGAACGGCGTTTCTGATGCCTTTGTGCGGCAAACCACCAGCCTGATACGCGACCAGGAACGGCTTGAAAGAGAGTTGAGCGCCGCCTTCGAAATGGGCTATTTACTGCGTATCGACTCCCCTGCGGCACACGCAAACCGCGTGGTCTATGTCTCCCGCGCCGGGTTTTACGTCTCGACCAATCCTGCCGACTGGGGCAATGACATCATCTCCCGCTACTACCAGCTGGTGACACGTCCGTGGTACACCGGCCAGTCGGAGCGTGAGAACCGGACCCGCAGCGTGCGCTGGTTTACCCGGGGATCTGAGGATGGCACGGTCACCGCCAGCGTGCCGGTCGATCATCAGCACTACTGGTACGGCGCGCTGGCGATAGACTTCTCCCTCACCGGGCTTAAGAAATTGCTCCAGGATGCGGTAGATGGCAACGGTGAAGGGGAGTTTCAGCTCTACGACAACGGTTTTCATCTGCTTGCCACATCAGAGAGCAATGCCGACAATGTGAACCATTTCAACGAACGTGAGCGGGCGCAAATCGCCGCTGCGCTGGAAAAAGATACCGGAGGGGATATCCGTCTGGGGAGCCGCTACGTCAACTGGCAGCATCTGGATCACTTCGACGGCATGGTGCTGCGCATCCATACCCTGAGGGAAGGGGCGAACGGCGATTTTGGCAGCATCACTATCGCTCTGGCGCTGCTGTGGCTGCTGTTCACCGGCATGCTGGTCGTCTCCTGGATCGTTATCCGCCGGATGGTTAGCAACATGTACTCCATGCAGCACTCGCTGCAGTGGCAGGCCTGGCACGACCCTCTCACGCGCATAAACAATCGTGGCGCGCTGTTTGAGCGCGCAAAAGCGCTGGCGAAACGTTGTGAACAGCAGAAGCAGCCTTTCTCGGTGTTGCAGATGGACCTTGATCACTTCAAAAGCGTTAACGACCGCTTTGGTCACCAGGCAGGGGATAAAGTCCTGACCCATGCCGCCGGGTTAATTACCCGTACGATACGGGATAGCGATGTCGCCGGTCGGGTTGGGGGAGAGGAGTTCTGCGTGGTGCTGCCGGATACGGGGCCGGAACAGGCGATGTCGATTGCCCAGCGCATTCGCGAGCGCATCAATCGTCGGGAGATCCTGGTGAAAAAGAGCCAGACGACGCGCGTCAGCGTGTCGATTGGCGTCAGCAGCGCACAGGAGAGCGGGAGTTACGATTTTGAACAGCTGCAGTCCATCGCCGACGCCCGTCTCTACCAGGCGAAACAGCGTGGACGCAACCAGGTGGTGGATCAGGACGAGAAGAAGTGA
- a CDS encoding DUF808 domain-containing protein, translating to MAGSSLLTLLDDIATLLDDISLMGKLAAKKTAGVLGDDLSLNAQQVTGVRANRELPVVWAVAKGSFINKVILVPLALLISAFIPWAITPLLMIGGAFLCFEGAEKILHSLAARKDKEKESPAARQQRLEALAAKDPVAFERDKVKGAIRTDFILSAEIVAITLGIVADAPLLNQVLVLSGIAILVTIGVYGLVGLIVKLDDIGYWLNEKTSALAQGIGKALLVIAPWLMKSLSVIGTLAMFLVGGGIVVHGIAPLHHAIEHFAEAQGAVIAAILPTLLNLVLGFILGLIVVAVVKVVEKMRGRSH from the coding sequence TTGGCGGGAAGTAGCTTATTAACTCTGCTGGATGATATCGCCACGCTGCTGGACGATATTTCACTGATGGGAAAACTGGCGGCGAAAAAGACCGCGGGCGTGCTGGGAGATGACTTATCCCTCAACGCTCAACAGGTCACGGGCGTTCGCGCCAACCGGGAACTGCCGGTGGTCTGGGCCGTGGCGAAAGGCTCCTTTATCAATAAAGTGATCCTGGTGCCGCTGGCGCTGCTGATTAGCGCCTTTATCCCCTGGGCCATTACGCCCCTGTTGATGATTGGCGGGGCGTTTCTCTGTTTTGAAGGGGCAGAGAAGATCCTTCACTCTTTGGCTGCGCGTAAAGACAAGGAGAAGGAGAGCCCGGCCGCCCGGCAACAGCGTCTGGAAGCGCTGGCCGCTAAAGATCCTGTCGCTTTCGAACGCGATAAAGTTAAGGGTGCTATCCGCACCGACTTTATTCTGTCGGCGGAGATTGTCGCTATTACCCTGGGCATTGTGGCGGATGCGCCACTGCTGAATCAGGTGCTGGTGCTCTCCGGAATTGCCATTCTGGTCACTATCGGGGTTTACGGTCTGGTAGGACTCATCGTCAAACTGGACGACATCGGCTACTGGCTGAACGAAAAAACCAGCGCGCTGGCACAGGGGATCGGCAAGGCGCTGCTGGTGATTGCCCCCTGGCTGATGAAGTCGTTATCGGTGATTGGCACCCTGGCGATGTTCCTGGTCGGTGGCGGGATCGTGGTACACGGTATTGCACCGCTACATCATGCCATTGAGCACTTCGCCGAAGCGCAAGGCGCTGTTATCGCAGCCATATTACCGACGTTACTTAACCTGGTCCTCGGCTTTATCCTGGGGCTGATCGTCGTCGCGGTGGTTAAAGTTGTGGAGAAAATGCGAGGTCGCTCACATTAA
- the rcsA gene encoding transcriptional regulator RcsA — protein MSTIIMDLCSYTRLGLTGYLASRGVKKKDINDVHTVDELAAACEAFTPGVVFINEDCFIHDPANSQQIKQIINQHPGTLFIVFMAIANIHFDEYLRVRQNLLISSKSIKPESLDELVGDYLSKEIKSVAKINFPTLSLSRTESSMLRMWMAGQGTIQISDQMNIKAKTVSSHKGNIKRKIKTHNKQVIYHVVRLTDNVTNGIHVNLR, from the coding sequence ATGTCAACGATCATTATGGATTTATGCAGTTACACCCGGCTAGGGTTAACCGGGTATCTGGCAAGCAGAGGGGTTAAGAAAAAGGACATCAACGATGTACATACCGTTGACGAACTTGCCGCCGCATGTGAAGCCTTTACGCCAGGTGTGGTGTTTATTAATGAGGACTGTTTCATTCACGATCCCGCCAACAGTCAGCAAATAAAGCAGATCATTAATCAGCATCCCGGCACGCTGTTTATTGTTTTCATGGCGATAGCCAATATCCATTTCGATGAATATTTGCGTGTTCGTCAGAATCTTCTGATTAGTTCTAAATCTATTAAACCCGAATCCTTGGATGAACTGGTAGGGGATTATTTAAGCAAAGAGATAAAGAGTGTAGCGAAAATTAATTTTCCGACTTTATCATTAAGCCGAACTGAATCCAGTATGCTGCGAATGTGGATGGCTGGACAAGGAACGATTCAGATTTCCGACCAGATGAATATCAAAGCGAAAACCGTATCGTCACATAAGGGAAATATTAAAAGGAAGATAAAAACGCATAATAAGCAAGTGATCTATCATGTCGTTCGTTTGACAGACAATGTGACCAACGGAATCCACGTTAACCTGCGTTAA
- a CDS encoding YodC family protein has product MVFLVSDEVKPKNGGPRMVVTGYASGMVECRWYDGYGIKQEAFREDELQHGDGIRRQDKA; this is encoded by the coding sequence ATGGTCTTTCTGGTCAGCGATGAAGTTAAGCCTAAAAACGGCGGTCCACGTATGGTCGTCACCGGCTATGCAAGCGGAATGGTGGAGTGTCGCTGGTACGACGGTTACGGCATCAAGCAGGAAGCGTTTCGTGAAGATGAGCTTCAGCATGGTGACGGCATCCGGCGGCAGGACAAGGCTTAA
- the yedA gene encoding drug/metabolite exporter YedA: MRFRQVIPLAGALFALYIIWGSTYFVIRIGVESWPPLMMAGVRFLSAGTLLLAFLLLRGHKLPPLRPLLNAALIGVLLLAVGNGFVTVAEHQNVPSGIAAVVVATVPLFTLCFSRLFGIKTRKLEWLGIAIGMAGIILLNSGGNLSGNPWGAVLILIGSMSWAFGSVYGSRIALPTGMMAGAIEMVTAGIVLLAASMLSGEKMAALPDLSGWLAVGYLAIFGSVIAINAYMFLIRNVSPAVATSYAYVNPVVAVLLGTGLGGESLSSVEWLALGIIIMAVVLVTLGKYLLPGKPVVTPCPVEKP; this comes from the coding sequence ATGCGTTTCAGGCAAGTAATACCATTAGCGGGCGCGCTGTTTGCGCTCTATATCATCTGGGGCTCCACCTACTTTGTGATCCGTATCGGGGTGGAGAGTTGGCCGCCCCTGATGATGGCGGGGGTGCGCTTTCTCTCTGCGGGTACGCTGTTGCTGGCGTTTCTTCTGCTGCGCGGCCATAAGCTGCCGCCGCTGCGCCCGTTGCTCAATGCAGCCCTGATTGGCGTCCTGCTGCTGGCAGTGGGCAACGGATTTGTCACCGTCGCCGAACATCAGAACGTGCCGTCCGGGATCGCCGCGGTGGTCGTGGCGACCGTGCCGCTGTTCACCCTCTGCTTCAGCCGCCTGTTTGGCATCAAAACACGCAAGCTGGAGTGGCTGGGGATCGCCATCGGTATGGCGGGTATTATTCTGCTCAACAGCGGCGGTAACCTGAGCGGTAATCCATGGGGTGCGGTGCTGATCCTGATTGGTTCGATGAGCTGGGCATTCGGTTCGGTCTATGGCTCACGCATCGCGTTGCCAACCGGGATGATGGCCGGAGCCATTGAGATGGTGACCGCCGGGATCGTCCTGCTGGCGGCATCTATGCTGTCGGGGGAGAAAATGGCTGCCCTGCCCGACCTGTCGGGATGGCTGGCGGTGGGCTATCTGGCGATTTTCGGCTCGGTGATCGCCATTAACGCCTACATGTTCCTGATCCGCAACGTCTCACCGGCGGTTGCCACCAGCTATGCCTATGTGAACCCGGTGGTGGCTGTCCTGCTGGGCACGGGCTTAGGCGGGGAATCGCTCTCAAGCGTAGAGTGGCTGGCGCTGGGGATTATCATTATGGCGGTGGTGCTGGTGACGCTCGGCAAGTATCTGCTACCGGGCAAACCGGTGGTTACGCCGTGTCCGGTGGAGAAACCCTGA
- a CDS encoding DNA cytosine methyltransferase — MQENVSVTESAPLLAVKSTASVQALLCQLLEIYDARTLAHLLNAQGESHWSPAIIKRLVTSERAGHRLSDGEFGMLQNLLPRPPACHPHYAFRFVDLFAGIGGIRHGFEAIGGQCVFTSEWNKHAVRTYRANWYCDPDAHQFNDDIREVTLSHQTGVTDEEAARHIRDNIPAHDVLLAGFPCQPFSLAGVSKKNALGRAHGFACDTQGTLFFDVARIIDARRPAIFVLENVKNLKSHDGGKTFRIIMQTLDELGYDVADADDSGPDDPKIVDGKHFLPQHRERIVLVGFRRDLNLRGNFTLRDLPGLWPARRPTIADLLEPVVDAKFILTPVLWKYLYRYAKKHQAKGNGFGFGMVDPTNPHSVARTLSARYYKDGAEILIDRGWDKALGERDFDDAENQRHRPRRLTPRECARLMGFETPQGYSFRIPVSDTQAYRQFGNSVVVPAFAAVARLLESRILQAVQQRKAEAANDGRSQ; from the coding sequence ATGCAGGAAAATGTATCAGTGACGGAATCCGCGCCTTTGCTGGCAGTAAAATCAACGGCGTCCGTTCAGGCGTTATTGTGTCAACTGCTGGAAATTTACGATGCCAGAACCCTGGCTCATCTTCTGAATGCTCAGGGCGAGAGCCACTGGAGTCCGGCTATTATCAAGCGACTGGTAACCAGCGAGCGGGCAGGGCATCGTCTCAGCGACGGCGAATTTGGCATGCTGCAAAACCTGCTCCCGCGCCCGCCAGCCTGTCACCCGCACTATGCTTTCCGCTTTGTCGATCTTTTTGCCGGGATCGGCGGTATTCGCCATGGTTTTGAGGCGATTGGGGGGCAGTGCGTCTTCACCAGCGAATGGAACAAACACGCGGTGCGTACCTACAGGGCCAACTGGTATTGCGATCCAGACGCGCATCAGTTCAACGATGATATTCGTGAAGTCACGCTCAGCCACCAGACCGGCGTTACCGATGAAGAGGCGGCCCGGCATATTCGCGACAACATTCCCGCGCATGACGTGCTGCTGGCGGGCTTTCCCTGCCAGCCGTTTTCCCTGGCGGGCGTGTCGAAGAAGAACGCACTGGGCCGCGCACACGGGTTTGCCTGCGATACCCAGGGGACGCTGTTTTTCGACGTGGCCCGCATCATTGACGCCCGCCGCCCGGCGATCTTCGTGCTGGAAAACGTCAAAAACCTGAAGAGTCACGACGGGGGCAAAACATTCCGCATCATTATGCAGACCCTGGACGAGTTGGGGTATGACGTGGCGGATGCCGACGATAGCGGGCCGGACGACCCGAAGATCGTTGATGGCAAACATTTCCTGCCCCAGCATCGCGAGCGTATCGTGCTGGTGGGCTTTCGTCGCGATCTCAATCTGCGGGGCAACTTTACGCTGCGCGATCTTCCGGGGCTGTGGCCGGCCCGGCGCCCGACGATTGCCGACCTGCTCGAGCCGGTGGTGGACGCTAAATTCATTCTTACCCCGGTGCTGTGGAAGTATCTGTATCGTTATGCCAAAAAGCATCAGGCGAAGGGTAACGGTTTTGGCTTCGGAATGGTCGACCCTACCAATCCGCACAGCGTCGCCCGCACCCTGTCGGCACGCTATTACAAAGATGGCGCCGAGATCCTTATCGACCGCGGCTGGGATAAGGCCCTGGGCGAGCGCGACTTTGATGATGCCGAAAACCAGCGCCACCGTCCGCGCCGCCTGACGCCACGCGAATGCGCTCGCCTGATGGGGTTTGAAACGCCGCAGGGCTACAGCTTCCGCATTCCGGTTTCGGATACCCAGGCCTATCGCCAGTTTGGTAACTCCGTGGTGGTGCCGGCATTTGCCGCCGTGGCACGTTTGCTGGAGTCGCGCATTTTACAGGCGGTGCAACAGCGCAAGGCCGAGGCCGCGAATGACGGACGTTCACAATAA
- a CDS encoding mannosyl-3-phosphoglycerate phosphatase-related protein — MPSLNDPLLIYSDLDGTLLDIHTYDWQPALGWLEQLRDNQIPVILCSSKTAAEMLEIQSDLGLDGLPFIAENGAVIQLDVRWNDHPDAPRLITGAAHTDIVNVINQLRDREGYKFTTFDDVDERVISEWTGLNRERAALARLHEASVTLIWRDSDERMAAFEDALDGLGMKFVQGARFWHILDERGGKDQAINWLNEQYLQREGALPTTLGLGDGPNDAPLLDSVDFAVVVKGINRQGVALKNDDPARVYHTQQPGPAGWREGLDHFFSS; from the coding sequence ATGCCTTCACTTAACGATCCGCTGCTGATTTATAGCGATCTGGACGGCACATTGCTGGACATTCACACCTATGACTGGCAGCCCGCGCTTGGCTGGCTGGAACAGCTACGGGATAACCAGATCCCGGTGATCCTCTGCAGCAGTAAAACTGCGGCGGAGATGCTCGAGATCCAGAGCGACCTGGGCCTGGATGGCCTGCCCTTTATCGCCGAAAACGGTGCCGTGATCCAGCTGGACGTGCGCTGGAACGACCACCCCGATGCCCCGCGGTTAATCACTGGCGCTGCCCACACCGACATCGTTAACGTTATTAATCAGCTGCGCGACCGGGAGGGTTATAAGTTCACCACCTTTGATGATGTGGATGAGCGGGTGATTAGCGAGTGGACCGGGCTTAACCGGGAGCGAGCGGCTCTGGCGAGGCTACATGAAGCCTCGGTGACCCTCATCTGGCGCGACAGCGACGAGAGAATGGCCGCGTTTGAAGATGCCCTGGACGGGCTGGGAATGAAGTTTGTGCAGGGCGCGCGGTTCTGGCACATCCTTGATGAGCGCGGCGGAAAAGATCAGGCGATTAACTGGCTCAACGAGCAGTACCTCCAGCGCGAAGGGGCACTCCCAACCACCCTCGGCCTGGGGGACGGTCCTAACGATGCCCCGCTGCTCGATAGCGTCGATTTTGCCGTGGTGGTCAAAGGCATAAACCGCCAGGGCGTGGCGCTAAAAAACGACGATCCGGCGCGGGTTTACCATACCCAGCAGCCCGGCCCTGCAGGCTGGCGTGAAGGGCTGGATCACTTCTTCTCGTCCTGA
- the drpB gene encoding cell division protein DrpB translates to MEQKYERSLGGKLALWVFYAFCGYFIWAMARYLWVISKINSVPGPLVDGDLGSTSGKWLGALIGFLVLGAVGAILGSIAWYTRPRDVPEQ, encoded by the coding sequence ATGGAACAAAAATATGAGCGCAGCCTGGGAGGCAAACTGGCCCTGTGGGTTTTTTACGCATTTTGCGGCTACTTCATCTGGGCGATGGCACGCTATTTGTGGGTCATTAGTAAGATCAATTCAGTGCCAGGTCCGCTGGTTGATGGCGATCTCGGATCGACATCCGGCAAATGGCTGGGTGCTCTGATTGGATTTCTGGTGCTGGGGGCTGTGGGGGCGATCCTCGGGAGCATTGCCTGGTACACCCGCCCGCGCGATGTGCCAGAGCAGTAA
- the yodD gene encoding YodD family peroxide/acid resistance protein yields the protein MKTAKEYSETAKREVNVDVDALLAAINEISESEVKRIEDDPTRVRVNDRDYHTWRELAEAFELDIHDFSVTEVNR from the coding sequence ATGAAGACCGCAAAAGAGTACAGCGAGACCGCGAAACGGGAAGTGAATGTCGACGTGGATGCCTTGCTCGCCGCCATCAATGAAATCAGCGAGAGCGAGGTCAAGCGGATCGAGGATGACCCTACCCGGGTCAGAGTAAACGACAGGGATTACCATACCTGGCGCGAGCTGGCGGAAGCCTTCGAGCTGGATATTCATGATTTTAGCGTGACGGAAGTAAATCGCTGA
- the dsrB gene encoding protein DsrB has translation MNVNDRVTVKTDGGPRRPGVVLAVEQFNEGTMYLVSLEDYPLGIWFFNELGHPDGIFVESQE, from the coding sequence ATGAACGTCAACGATCGGGTCACAGTTAAAACCGATGGCGGGCCGCGTCGCCCGGGGGTTGTTCTGGCGGTTGAGCAGTTTAATGAAGGCACGATGTATCTGGTCTCGCTGGAAGATTACCCGCTTGGGATCTGGTTCTTTAACGAGCTTGGCCACCCTGACGGTATATTCGTTGAGAGCCAGGAGTAG
- a CDS encoding porin, translating into MKRKVLAVLVPVLLSAGGANAAEIYNKNGNKFDLYGKMVGKRIWNNTDQSNSENFDASYARFGIKGETQISDALTGYGQFEYNMPANAPEGEQNQNTRLAFAGLKFGEFGSFDYGRNYGVAYDAGAYTDMLVEWGGDSWVHTDNFMTGRTTGVATYRNSDFFGAVEGLDFALQYQGKNHDNQVKKANGDGYSSSISYNFDGFGFVGVYGKSDRTDKQSIDGYGDTAEIWSLAAKYDANNLYTAVMYGETRNMTYVSDAGFANKTQNIEAVVQYQFDFGLRPSLGYVYSKGKDLGERNGVRGFNADLVNYVELGTWYYFNKNMNVYTAYKFNLLDGDDAASTGMPADDQFALGIVYQF; encoded by the coding sequence ATGAAAAGAAAAGTACTGGCAGTTCTGGTCCCCGTTTTATTGAGTGCAGGCGGAGCTAACGCAGCGGAAATTTACAATAAAAACGGCAATAAATTCGATCTGTACGGAAAGATGGTCGGAAAGCGTATCTGGAACAACACCGACCAGAGCAACAGCGAAAATTTTGATGCCTCTTACGCGCGCTTCGGCATTAAAGGCGAAACGCAAATCAGCGATGCTCTGACCGGTTACGGCCAGTTCGAGTACAACATGCCCGCCAACGCGCCGGAAGGCGAGCAGAACCAGAACACCCGTCTGGCCTTCGCGGGGCTGAAATTCGGCGAGTTCGGCTCATTTGACTATGGCCGTAACTACGGCGTAGCGTACGACGCCGGTGCTTACACTGATATGCTCGTAGAATGGGGTGGTGATTCCTGGGTTCACACCGATAACTTTATGACTGGCCGTACCACCGGCGTGGCGACCTATCGCAACTCGGACTTCTTCGGCGCGGTTGAGGGTCTGGATTTTGCGCTGCAATACCAGGGCAAAAACCATGATAACCAGGTGAAGAAAGCCAATGGTGACGGTTACAGCTCATCAATCAGCTACAACTTCGATGGCTTCGGCTTCGTTGGTGTATACGGCAAATCTGACCGCACCGACAAGCAGTCAATTGACGGCTACGGCGATACCGCTGAAATCTGGTCGCTGGCAGCAAAATACGATGCCAATAATCTCTATACTGCTGTGATGTACGGTGAAACCCGTAACATGACCTATGTAAGCGACGCCGGTTTTGCTAACAAAACCCAGAACATTGAAGCCGTGGTGCAGTACCAGTTCGATTTTGGTCTGCGTCCTTCCCTGGGCTATGTCTACTCCAAAGGCAAAGACCTGGGTGAACGTAACGGCGTGCGCGGCTTTAATGCCGACCTCGTGAACTATGTTGAGCTGGGTACCTGGTACTACTTCAACAAGAATATGAACGTCTACACTGCGTACAAATTCAACCTGCTGGATGGTGACGACGCAGCCAGTACCGGCATGCCTGCTGACGACCAGTTCGCGCTGGGTATCGTTTACCAGTTCTGA
- a CDS encoding very short patch repair endonuclease encodes MTDVHNKATRSKNMRAIGTRDTAIEKRLAGLLTELGFEFRVQDAALAGRPDFVVDSGKCVIFTHGCFWHHHDCYLFKVPATRTDFWLDKIGKNVARDARDIAVLQDQGWRVLVVWECALRGRMKLDDKALMERLEEWICSGGATAQIDTQGIRPLRVSPPDTA; translated from the coding sequence ATGACGGACGTTCACAATAAGGCCACGCGCAGTAAAAACATGCGCGCTATCGGCACGCGGGATACGGCTATCGAGAAGCGGCTGGCGGGCCTGCTCACGGAGCTCGGGTTTGAGTTTCGCGTGCAGGACGCCGCGCTTGCCGGAAGGCCAGATTTTGTTGTCGATAGCGGCAAATGCGTCATCTTCACCCACGGCTGCTTCTGGCATCACCACGACTGCTATCTGTTTAAAGTTCCCGCGACCCGCACCGATTTCTGGCTGGATAAAATTGGCAAAAATGTGGCGCGCGACGCGCGGGATATCGCCGTGTTGCAGGATCAGGGCTGGCGGGTTCTGGTGGTGTGGGAATGTGCGCTGCGCGGCCGAATGAAGCTGGATGATAAGGCGCTTATGGAGCGGCTGGAGGAGTGGATCTGCAGCGGCGGTGCTACCGCGCAGATCGACACTCAGGGCATTCGCCCGCTCAGGGTTTCTCCACCGGACACGGCGTAA